From the Polaribacter gangjinensis genome, the window CTTGCAGAATGGTAGGTCCTATCGTTGACGAAATTCACGCAGAATACGAAGGAAAAGCAATCATTGGAAAAGTAGATGTAGATGCAAATCAAGAGTTTGCAGCTAAATATGGGGTTAGAAATATTCCAACTGTTTTAATCTTTAAAAACGGTGAAGTTGTTGACAAACAAGTGGGTGTTGCTCCAAAAAATGTATATACAAGTAAAATTGATGCTGCTTTATAGTAGTAATTAACAATTTATATATTGCAAAAGGTTTGGCTTAGGTCAAACCTTTTTTTATTTTTATAGATTGAAAATCAACTCATGAAATACTTTTATTTCCTTTTAATTTATTTTTTTATTGCAATTTCTTGTAATAATAAAAACCATAAAGTTACCATTGAAAAAGGCATTTCTTATGAACTTGCTCAATACAG encodes:
- the trxA gene encoding thioredoxin, giving the protein MALEITDATFEEVVLKSDKPVLVDFWAAWCGPCRMVGPIVDEIHAEYEGKAIIGKVDVDANQEFAAKYGVRNIPTVLIFKNGEVVDKQVGVAPKNVYTSKIDAAL